One window of Gemmatimonadaceae bacterium genomic DNA carries:
- a CDS encoding RNA polymerase sigma factor, whose protein sequence is MQTDQLELQRAIKGDEAAMRQLWLRHSPHIDAVVRRLCGDHDVAADIAQEVWIQIFRALPGYRGESQFGTWAHRIAVNRTLNALRKIKRIAKIETEIEDDSAFVEGDSDRTFLAESIDQAMGQLSPGARTVFVLHDIEGYTHEEIGKELGITSGGSKSQLFKARAKLRRLLAHVVDESRAGTGMTHVAPV, encoded by the coding sequence ATGCAAACCGACCAGCTAGAGCTTCAGCGCGCCATTAAAGGCGATGAGGCGGCGATGCGGCAGCTATGGCTGCGGCACTCGCCGCACATCGACGCCGTTGTTCGCCGCCTGTGCGGGGACCACGACGTCGCGGCTGACATCGCGCAGGAAGTGTGGATCCAGATCTTCAGGGCGCTCCCGGGTTACAGGGGAGAGTCGCAGTTCGGGACGTGGGCCCACCGGATCGCGGTGAACCGCACCTTGAACGCGCTTCGGAAGATCAAGCGGATCGCGAAGATCGAGACCGAGATCGAGGACGACAGCGCGTTTGTCGAAGGGGACAGCGACAGGACGTTCCTCGCCGAATCAATAGACCAGGCGATGGGGCAGCTCTCTCCGGGAGCGCGGACGGTGTTCGTGCTTCACGATATCGAGGGCTACACTCACGAGGAGATCGGGAAGGAGCTCGGCATCACGTCGGGCGGATCGAAATCGCAACTGTTCAAGGCACGCGCCAAGCTTCGCCGGCTGCTGGCGCATGTGGTGGATGAATCAAGGGCCGGCACTGGAATGACACATGTTGCCCCTGTCTGA
- a CDS encoding metal-sulfur cluster assembly factor, which translates to MSDHPDTAAAAVTPHSTSDDRPTVVDDSIAEGRAIPLSVATGEESSDTPGVVSEDQVKLALRRVKDPDLNLNILDLGLVYDISVTGTKVKVDMTLTSPGCPSGHEIMSNAEQEIKTLPGVESVDMNLVWTPFWTPEKMEPRVRAYLGF; encoded by the coding sequence ATGAGTGATCATCCCGATACCGCCGCGGCCGCGGTAACGCCGCACTCCACGAGCGACGACAGACCCACCGTCGTGGATGACAGCATCGCCGAAGGGCGAGCCATCCCGCTGAGCGTCGCCACAGGCGAGGAATCCTCCGATACCCCTGGTGTCGTTAGCGAGGATCAGGTCAAGCTGGCCCTTCGCCGCGTAAAGGACCCGGATCTCAATCTCAACATCCTCGACCTGGGTCTCGTCTACGACATCAGCGTGACGGGCACGAAGGTGAAGGTGGACATGACCCTCACGTCACCGGGCTGTCCCTCGGGCCACGAGATCATGAGCAACGCCGAGCAGGAGATAAAAACGCTCCCCGGTGTCGAGAGCGTGGACATGAACCTCGTGTGGACGCCCTTCTGGACTCCGGAGAAAATGGAGCCGCGCGTGAGGGCGTACCTCGGGTTTTAA
- a CDS encoding serine hydrolase, whose product MLKVIVIALTLAHGGDGLPPKAPDAVGMSASRLESIDRVVQRGITAGGYPGAAVVVGRKGAAVWEKGFGRLSWSNMSSPVEAENTIYDIASLSKVVGTTTAVMVLYDEKKIDLDAPVLRYLPAFSGGLKDQVTVRELLTHRSGLPAGRDLWRSAHSPKEARDMVLETTLEYRPNSAYVYSDLGADVLGMIVEEISGQRLDVFLANRVFGPLGMHDTFYRPADSLRYRIAPTEVTPPRGYPLRGEVHDENAYALGGIAGHAGLFSTAADLSIFAQMMLNGGTYDGVQILTDSTVSLFTRRAAGHRALGWDTADGDYGSGKYLTERAYGHTGYTGTSIWIDPDREMFVVLLTNRVHAARAQRPARIISDVRSDLSDAAVLAVLDGPTPILAMPIAFRADEEIGWTRPKPHPVRCAKAVRARSARSRRSRVKCTAARTAKATKSRSAKANRSAKAKRAAVKSSSAKSKHSSAASAKKKTVKKAVRKSSRTTKHH is encoded by the coding sequence TTGCTGAAGGTAATTGTGATCGCCCTCACGCTTGCCCATGGTGGGGACGGCCTGCCGCCAAAGGCACCCGACGCTGTAGGCATGTCCGCGTCACGTCTCGAGTCCATCGACCGGGTTGTGCAGCGCGGAATAACAGCGGGTGGGTATCCGGGTGCGGCGGTCGTTGTCGGGCGCAAGGGCGCCGCGGTGTGGGAGAAAGGGTTCGGCAGGCTCTCCTGGTCCAACATGAGCTCCCCCGTTGAGGCCGAAAACACCATTTACGACATCGCGTCGCTCAGCAAGGTCGTCGGCACGACGACCGCGGTGATGGTGCTGTACGACGAGAAGAAAATCGATCTCGATGCGCCGGTGCTCCGCTATCTCCCGGCGTTCTCCGGCGGCCTCAAGGATCAGGTGACTGTTCGGGAGCTCCTGACCCACCGCTCCGGACTTCCCGCGGGCCGCGATCTCTGGCGGAGCGCGCACAGCCCGAAGGAAGCGCGCGACATGGTCCTCGAGACTACGCTCGAGTACCGCCCCAATTCCGCGTACGTCTATTCCGATCTCGGCGCCGACGTACTCGGCATGATCGTCGAGGAGATTTCCGGCCAGCGGCTGGACGTGTTCCTTGCGAATCGCGTGTTCGGACCGCTGGGTATGCACGACACCTTCTATCGCCCCGCAGATTCGCTGCGCTACCGCATCGCGCCGACAGAGGTCACTCCTCCGCGCGGATATCCGCTGCGCGGCGAAGTGCACGACGAGAACGCGTACGCGCTGGGCGGAATCGCCGGACATGCGGGTCTGTTCAGCACCGCTGCCGACCTCTCGATCTTCGCCCAGATGATGCTGAACGGCGGTACCTACGACGGCGTGCAGATCCTCACCGACTCGACCGTCTCGCTGTTCACACGCCGCGCGGCGGGACACCGCGCGCTGGGCTGGGACACCGCCGACGGTGATTACGGCTCGGGCAAGTATCTGACCGAGCGCGCGTATGGACACACCGGCTACACCGGCACATCCATCTGGATCGACCCCGATCGCGAGATGTTCGTGGTGCTGCTCACCAACCGCGTGCACGCGGCGAGAGCACAGCGCCCGGCAAGGATCATCTCCGACGTGCGCTCCGATCTTTCTGATGCCGCAGTTCTCGCCGTTCTCGACGGTCCGACGCCGATACTGGCAATGCCGATCGCGTTCCGCGCCGACGAAGAGATCGGGTGGACGCGGCCCAAGCCACATCCGGTGCGCTGCGCGAAGGCAGTCAGAGCACGCAGCGCGCGCAGCAGGCGCAGTCGCGTGAAGTGCACGGCCGCGAGAACCGCGAAGGCGACGAAATCCAGATCGGCGAAGGCGAACCGCTCGGCGAAAGCAAAGCGCGCCGCGGTGAAGAGCAGCTCGGCGAAATCAAAGCACTCTTCGGCCGCGTCCGCGAAGAAAAAAACGGTGAAGAAGGCCGTCAGGAAGTCTTCGCGGACGACGAAACACCACTAG